From one Triticum dicoccoides isolate Atlit2015 ecotype Zavitan unplaced genomic scaffold, WEW_v2.0 scaffold189488, whole genome shotgun sequence genomic stretch:
- the LOC119344867 gene encoding wall-associated receptor kinase-like 4 gives LRIALETARAIAYLHSAATISVYHRDIKSANILLTDTLTSKLSDFGASRSIELDETGILTAVQGTYGYLDPEYYYTGRLTEKSDVYSFGVILAELLTRVTPVFSSHSSEGKSLASHVVSLIRDNRFLDILDGQIVEEGGTEDAEVVSRLVEACLSLKGEERPTMRQVETILQDVQSSKAHYNGQTISVSQSALKGQPWNKNKGGEGTRIYSMENEFIQSSEIPR, from the coding sequence TTGAGGATTGCACTCGAAACTGCAAGGGCCATTGCATATCTACACTCCGCTGCTACAATATCAGTTTACCATAGAGATATCAAAAGTGCAAATATACTACTTACTGATACCTTGACATCAAAACTGTCAGATTTTGGAGCTTCAAGGTCGATTGAATTAGATGAGACGGGAATACTTACAGCTGTCCAGGGAACCTATGGCTACCTTGATCCTGAATACTACTATACTGGTCGGCTCACAGAGAAAAGCGATGTTTATAGCTTTGGTGTCATCCTAGCAGAGTTACTAACAAGGGTGACGCCAGTTTTTTCTTCCCATTCCTCAGAAGGCAAGAGCCTAGCATCACATGTTGTATCACTCATAAGAGACAATCGATTCTTAGATATTCTAGATGGACAAATTGTTGAGGAAGGAGGGACTGAAGATGCTGAAGTGGTCTCAAGACTCGTGGAAGCATGCTTAAGTTTGAAAGGTGAAGAAAGGCCTACAATGAGGCAGGTGGAGACAATACTTCAAGATGTGCAAAGCTCAAAGGCCCATTACAATGGCCAGACAATAAGCGTGAGCCAGAGTGCTCTAAAAGGCCAGCCATGGAACAAAAACAAAGGAGGTGAAGGAACTAGAATATACAGCATGGAGAATGAGTTCATCCAATCATCGGAAATTCCAAGATGA